The genomic window GCGAGTCCCACCTCTGCCCGACGTGCAGGCCCGGGAGCCGGTCGAGCGGGCCGAGCGCATCCTGCACCACGCTCCGCGGCTCGTAGTGGAAGTGGAACGTGTCGTTGAGGATGGGCAGGGGCCCCTTGCCGACGACCTCCATGTCCGTCCCCTTCAGCCGGCCGGCCAGCGTGAACAGGTCCTCCTTCAGGTCCCTCGGGTAGACCTTGATGTCGAAGGACTTGAGGTTCCCCGACGGGTCCACCCGGTAGACGCTCTCGATGCGGACGCGGACGCTCGCCCGCCCGCCGAAGGGCGTCGCCCGCAGGATGTTCCCGGCGTCGAGCTCGACGCGGCTCTCCAGCTCGAACCACCCGTCCTGGAGGCGCCTCGACGACGTCACGGCCTTGCCCACCGGGCGGGACTGCCCCGGCGCCTTGGGGTCGTCCACCGCCCCGATCTTCCAGGTGACCGGCCGGTCGTCCCCCCCGGCCGCCGCGATCGCCCTCAGGTCGGGGGCGTAGCCCAGGCTCAGCTCCGGCAGGATCTCCCAGGTCAGCAGGCAGAAGGCCGCGATGCACCAGTAGACCAGCAGGAGCAGCGAGAGGAACCGCGAGGGCATGGGCAGCCTCCCAGGACGACGACTTGCACAGGGATATGGTAGGGGACCGCGGCCCGGCGTGGCAATGGCACGCATCGCGGCCGGGCCGCCCGGCCGGCCGTGGCCCCCGGAACCGATCTGTACGGGGGCCGAAACGATCCGCTACGCTGGGCGAGGCGGCGTGGAGCGATGAGGCCCGGCCCGGGGGGAACGATCATGTGCGGGATCGTCGGATACACGGGGCTGCACCAGGCCAGCCCCATCCTGGTGTCGGGGCTGCGACGCCTGGAATACCGCGGGTACGACAGCGCCGGGGTGGCGGCCGTGGAGGACGATCGGCTCGAGGTCCGAAAGCGGGCCGGGAGGGTGCGGGCGCTCGAGGAATTGCTCGACGAGATGCCCCTCCACGCCCGCTGCGGGATCAGCCACACGCGATGGGCCACGCACGGCCCGGCGAGCGACCGCAACGCCCACCCGCACCTGGGCGGCCGCGGCGGGCGGATGACGGTCGCCCTCGTGCACAACGGCGTGATCGAGAATCACGTCGCCCTGCGTCGCGAGCTGGAGGCCGAGGGCTTCCTGTTCCAGAGCCAGACGGACACCGAGGTGATCGCCCACCTCGTGGCCCGCGAGCTGGAGAAGGCCGACGACCCCTTCCTGGCCGTCCGCCGCGCCCTGCCGCGCCTGGAAGGGACCTACGGGCTGGGCGTCGTCTGCGCGGGGCACCCGGGGGTCGTCGTCGGCGCCCGCTTCGGCAGCCCCCTGGTGGTCGGCGTAGGGGACAGCGAGCACCTGCTGGCGAGCGACGCCGTGGCGATCGCGCCGCACACCGCCCGGGTCGCGTACCTCCAGGACGGCGAGGTCGTCCGCCTGACGCCCCAGGACTTCCAGATCCAGCACCTGGAGAAGGGGCCCATCACGCCCCGGATCGACCGCATCGACTGGAAGCCCGACGCCGTCGAGCTCGGCGGGCACGCCCACTACATGCTGAAGGAGATCCGCGAGCAGCCCGAGACGGTCACCGACGCCTGCCGGGGGCGGCTCATCCGCGCGGAGGGCACGGCGCACTTCGGCGGCCTGAACCTGTCCCCCCGGCAGCTCCGCCGGGTGCGCCGGGTCGTCTTCGCGGCCTGCGGCACGAGCTGGCACGCCGCGATGGTGGGCGAGTACCTCATCGAGCGGCTCGCCGACCTGCCGGTGGAGGTCGAGTACGCCAGCGAGTTCCGCTACCGCAACGCCCCGCTCGACGACCGCACCCTCGTCTTCGTGCTCAGCCAGTCGGGCGAGACCGCGGACACCCTGGGGGCCCTCCGCGAGGCCCGCCGCCGCGGGCACCCCACGCTCGCCATCGTGAACACCGTCGGCAGCACGATCGCCCGCGAGGCCGACGGCGGCATCTACCTCCACGCCGGCCCCGAGGTCGGCGTGGCCAGCACCAAGGCCTTCTCCGCGCAGGTCGTCGTCCTGGCGATGCTGGCGCTCCACCTCGGGAGGCTGCGGCACCTCTCGTTCCCCGACGGCATGGCGGTCCTCGAGGCCATCGAGTCCGTCCCCGCGCTGATGGGCGAGGTCCTCAAGACCGAGGCGAAGATCGACGAGGCCGCCGCGCTCATGACGCAGGCGAGGAACGCCCTGTACCTCGGCCGCGACATCCATTTCCCGGTCGCCCTCGAGGGGGCGTTGAAGCTGAAGGAGATCAGCTACCTCCACGCGGAGGGCTATCCGACGGCCGAGATGAAGCACGGCCCCATCGCCCTGGTGGACCGCGAGACGCCCTGCGTGTTCGTGGCGCCGAAGGGCTCGCTGCACGCCAAGACGCTGAGCAACGTGGAGGAGGTCAAGGCGCGGCACGGCACGATCATCGGCGTCGGGACGGAGGGCGACGAGGGGCTGGCGTCGCTCTCGGACATCTTCCTGCCGATCCCCGAGGCCCCGGAGGTCATCCAGCCCCTGCTGGCCGTCGTCCCCTTGCAGCTCCTGGCCTACCACGTCGCCCGCCGCCGCGGCTGCGACATCGACAAGCCGAGGAACCTGGCCAAGAGCGTGACCGTGGAATAGCGGCGGGGCAGGGCAGGGGATCATGCGAGTTTCACGTGAAATGACCCAAAGCAGGGGGTCGCTGGAGTTTCACGTGAAATGAAGCGGGGCGGCCCGGTGACCCGGCCGCCCCTTCCTTGGCTCGGAGATGTTCGACGGGCCTGAACCCGTCCGATCGGCTCAGCGGCCGCCCCGGCCTTCCATCTTGATCTCGAACGGCTCGCCGGTCATCTCCTTCCAGGTGGACTTCTGGGCGTCGGTCAGCTTGGCCTCGACCTTGGCGAGGGTCTCCTTGCGGAACTCCCTCATCTTGGTCATCATCGCCTCGCGGTCGCCCTGGGCCTCCTGGAAGATCTCCCGCATCTTCTCGCGGGACTCCTCGCCGATCTGCTTGATCTCGTCCTTCTGGGCGTCGGTCAGCTCCAGCTTCTTCTGGACCTCCTCGTTCGTGAAGGCCATGTAGCCCTGGACCTGGTGCTGGATCTGGTGCAGGCGCTTGATCTGCTCCGGCTTGAGCACGTCCTTCATCGCGGCCTTGGCGTCGTCGTCGAGCTCCTTGGCCATCTCGCGCATCTTGGCGCCGCGCTCCGGGCCCTCCAGCCCCTCGGTGGCCTTCTCGATCTTCTCGCGGGTCTTGGCGGCGAGATCCTTGGCCTTCTCGGCCTGGTCCTCGGTGAGCTTCAGCTCCTCCTGGACGCTCTTGTTGGACAGCAGCATGCTGAGGCCGCCGCCGCCCATGCCCATGCCGCGGCCGCCCGGGGGCTGTGCCATCACCGGGACGGAGAGGAAGGCCGCCAGGCCGAATGCCACGAATGTCTTGCTCAACGTTGTCATCGCGTCGATCCCCAGGAACGATCAGGCGCTCCGGCCCGCGCCGCGGGAGGCCCCGGCCGCACGAGCCGGGGCCGCCGTCCCGGCGGTCGGATACGGGGGGAGCCGTCAAGGGCCCTGTATCGAATCAAGCGACAGCCGGCGCCGGGGCGACCGGGGTTTTCCCGACGGCCCCGGAAGAAGCTGCCGCTTCATTCCGGCTTCTTGACCTCCTCCTCGATCAGCTTGAGGAAGTCGTCGTCCTCTTCCTTCTTCTTCGGCTTGGGCTTCGCCGGGGACTTGAAGTGCTCGGGCACGGCGTCGTCGAACTCGGCCTCGTCCGCGGAGACCCGCTCGATCAGGGTCGGCGCCTTCTTGGGGCGGGGGGCCCGCGCCGCGCTCACGCCGTCGGTGTCGAGGCCGGCCAGCTCCATCAGGGAGTGCCGCTTGCGGTCCTCCTGCACGTCCTGGTCGAGCACCTTGTGCGTGGCGATGAAGGCCTCCGGGCCGCTGGGCACGTAGTCGATCGTGTACAGGTGATCGGCGATGCCGAGCTCATCCTCCGGCATCAGCGCGTGGGGGCTGCTGAGCCTCGCCCCGTTGACGCTCGTGCCGTTGGTGGAGCCCATGTCGCGGACCGTCCACACCCCGTTGACGAGCAGGAGGGTGCAGTGTTTCCCCGAGACGTTCTCGAAGTCGAGGCGGATGTCGCATCCCGGCCTCCGCCCGACGAGCAGCTCGGGCTTCAGCAGGGGGATCGGATCCCCCCCGCCCACCGGCACCATGGTCCCCAGGACATCGGCTTGAGGCGGCATGCTCGGCTCCTCCGTCGCGGGCGGCATAGGGGCGATTGCGGCTCGGCACGGCTCGATCGGATGATCCTATCAGACCCCATCGCGGCCGCTCAAGGACCGAGGCGGATTGCGATCCAGCGGCGTGGAGACCACGCCGACCGGGGCCGTGTCCGCCGCGTCAAGGTTCCCTCCGCCGCGCGAGCCGCTCGGCCTCCCGCCGCCTCTGCCGGCCCCAGGACCTGGATAACCGGTACCCGCCCAGGAACGTAAGTTCCAGCCAAACGATGGAGGAGAACAGAAAGAAGGCCGCCAGCGGGAAATCTCCCTCCCGCGCGCAGCTGACGCCCACCAGCGGTAGCAGGGCCAGCGACATCCATGTGACGGCCCTCAGGAGATGGAGGCTGGTGGCGGGGGTCATCAGCGACAGAAGGGCCGGCGCCGCGAGCCCGGCGAAGAAAGCCGGGCCGAGGAACCAGATCAGGAGCCCCTGGTCGTCGCGGTCGCAGACGCCCCGAGCGACGAGGAACACCGGCGCGGAGCACGCAACCGCGGTCATCAGCGAGCGGGTCGAGGGCCGGAACCGACGCATCGTCGCTTTCACACGTTAAAGGTCATTGGTCGGCCGGCTGGCGAGGCCGGGCCGGGGGGTGTCGTCGATCTTATCGCCGCCGCGACCGCCCTCCGAGAGTGCCCTCCTCGGGGAGGCCGGCCAGGGCAGCAACTGGAACCGGGCCCGGAGGTGGGGTAGCCTGGCGGCGATCGGGTTCGCCTGCGTTTCGAAGCTCAAGGAGACACGACATGTCATCCGGGGAACATCGGGGATGGACGCGCCGCCAGGTGCTGGGCGCCGGGGTCGCGGCGGCGGGGCTCCTCACCACGGGGCCAGCCCGGCTGCTGGGGGGGGCCCTTCGCGAGGAGGAGGCCGGCTACGGCCCGTTCAAGGTCGGGCTCCAGAGCTACTCGCTCCGCGGGTACGAGTCGGACGGCAAGCCCGACCGGGCCAAGGCCCTGGCGGTCACCCGCGACCTCGGCCTGCACCACTGGGAGGCCTTCCCGGCCCACGTCCCGGTGACGGAGGACGAGGCGGCCATCAAGGCGATGAAGTCGGAGTTCGAGGCGGCCGGCGTCCACCTGGGCGGATACGGCGTGGTCGCGCTCGGCAAGGACGAGCGGGCGGACCGCCGGATCTTCGAGTTCGCCAAGGCGATGGGGATCGCCTACATCTCCGCCGACCCCGATCCCGAGGGATTCGCCCTCGTGGACAAGTTGGTGGATGAGTACGGGATCCCGGTCGGCATCCACAACCACGGGCCGGGGCACCGCTTCGCCCTCATCGACACGATCGCCAGGGCGATCAAGGACCACAGCCCGAAGATCGGCTGCTGCATCGACACCGGCCATTTCCTCCGCTCGCGGGAGGACCCCGTCCGGGCGGTCGAGGTCTTCGGGGATCGGATCTACGGCGTCCACCTGAAGGACGTGAAGGACGCCGAGACGTTCACCGTCCTGGGGCGGGGGGACCTCCGGACGGACGCCCTGCTGAAGGCACTGGCCGGCCGCAAGTACTCGTACAACCTCGCCCTGGAATACGAGGAGAAGCCCGAGGATCCCGTCGAGGACATCAAGGCCTGCCTGGCCGCGCTGAAGAAGAGCGTCGCGACCCTGGCCGCTCGCTGACGAGCAGGCCAGCCCGGGGGCGGCCGGCCGGCCGGGCCGCCCCCGCTCACGCGGGGTCGCCGATCAGCGAGGCGATCGTCTTCACGTCGACCGGCTTCGTGACGTGGTGGTCCATGCCCGCCTGCTGAGACCGCCTGCGATCCTCCTCCTGGCCGTAGCCGGAGATGGCGATGATCAGCATGTTCAATCCCTCGTCGCGGAGGGTGCGGGCCACCTGATAGCCGTCGATGCGGGGCAGCCCGATATCAAGCAGGATGGCACGCGGCTGGAATTCCCGGGCCGCCTCGATCCCGCGTGCCCCATCGAACTCGGTCCTGACCTCATAGCCCAGGATACTCAGGAGCCGCGCGAGGCTGAGGGCCAGGTCCTTGTTATCATCGACGATCAGGACCCGGGAGTTCCTCGCGGGGGCATCCGGCGACCGGGATGGGGGCGATGCCACGTCTAGCTCCTTCGCGGCCGGCCGTCCTGCCCGCAGGGGAGGGCGGACGACCGGCTTTCATGCACCAATTGACCCGCATGGTAATTCAACGAATTTTGCACGCATCGTCAACCCGACCCCACGCGAGTGACGCCGAATGGGGCCGGCGGCCGGGGGAACTGACCTCGCTCATCCGATGCCACGTCTGATAGATTGCGCGAGGGGACCCGGGGGCGGGGGCCCGTCGGCCGTCATCACCAGGGTAGCGACCCTCGAGGGGAAAGGATGCCTTCAACCTTGACGGAATCCCGGGACGACACGCTGATCTCGCGCGACGGGATGCGCCTGCTCGTCCGGTCGTGGCCGGTGGCGGCCCCGCGCGGCGTGGTGGTCGTCGCGCACGGGCTGGGCGAGCACGGCGGGGCCTACGCGCCGCTCGCGGAGGCGGTCGGCATCCCGCTGGGCCTCGAATTCGCGGCCCTCGACTTCCGCGGCCACGGCCGTAGCCCGGGGCGTCGCGGCGTCGTCCGCCGATACGAGGACTTCGTGGGCGACCTGCACGCGGCGGTGGAATGGGTCCGCGCCCGCCGGCCGCGACTGCCGATCTTCGTGCTCGGCCATTCGAACGGCGGCCAGATCGCCCTCCGGTATGCGCTCGAGTCGCCCGACCGGATCGCCGGGGTCGTCGCCTCCAACCCGTTCATCCGGATCGCGATGCCGGTCCCCCCGGGCAAGCTCCGGCTCGGCAGGCTCCTCCTCTCGGTCGCGCCCTGGCTGACCCTCCGCGCCGACACCCCGATCGACGGGATGACGCGGGATCCCGCGATGAGGGACATGTACCGGACCGACACGCTGCGCCACAACCGCATCAGCGCCCCGCTCTTCTTCGGCATGGTCGAGGGGGGCGAGATGCTCATGGAGCGGGCGGGGGCGATCCGCAGCCCGCTGCTGATGATCGTCGGCGGGCAGGACCCGGTGGTCAGCCCGGCGGCCACGCGCGACCTCTTCGACCGGGTGGGGGCGGCCGACAAGACGATGCTGCTCTACCCGAAGATGCTCCACGAGCCGTTCAACGAGCTCGGACGGGCCCAGGTCTTCCAGGACGTGGCACGCTGGATCGAGCCGCGGCTGGGGGACGGCCCGCGCTGAGCCGCGGGCCCCGGCCTCCGCCCGGGGCGATCAGAGCTGCGACTCGGCGATCTCGATCGTCTTCAGCAGGACCCGGGCCTTGCTCACGGTCTCCTCGTACTCCGTGGGCGGATGGCTGTCGTAGACGATCCCCGCACCGGCCTGGATGTAGGCGGTCTTGCCCTGAAGGACGAGCGTCCGCAGGGCGATGCAGGTGTCCATGTTGCCGGTGAAGTCGATGTAGCCGACGGCGCCCGCGTAGGGGCCGCGACGGGTGGGCTCCACCTCGTCGATGATCTCCATGGCCCGGACCTTCGGCGCGCCCGAGACGGTCCCCGCGGGCAGCCCCGCGCGGAGGGCGTCGAACGCCGTCTTCCCGGGCCGGAGCTTGCCCGTGACGTTCGACGTGATGTGCATGACGTGGGAGTAGCGCTCGACCTTCATCACGTCGCTGAGCGAGACGGTCTTGTAGTCGGCGACCTGGCCGACGTCGTTGCGCGCCAGGTCCACCAGCATGATGTGCTCGGCCCGCTCCTTGGGGTCCGCGAGCAGTTCCTCGGCGAGCGCCAGGTCCTCGTGCTCGTCCCGGCCCCGCCGCCTCGTCCCGGCCAGGGGCCGGATGGTGACCTCCCCGTCCTCCACGCGGACGAGGATCTCCGGGGAGCTGCCGATCAGCGAATACTCGCCGAAGGTCAGGTAGAACAGGAACGGGCTGGGGTTCACGACGCGGAGGACGCGGTAGATGTTGAAGGGAGACGCGACGGTCTCGAGCTGGAACCGCTGGCTGGGCACGACCTGGAAGATGTCGCCGGCCTTGATGTACTCCTGGCAGTGCCGGACGACGTCCTCGTACTGCTCGCGGGTGAGGTTCGATCGGGGCCGGAGGCTTGTCGGGCCCTCCGTATCCACATCCCGCAGCGGGAGCTCCGCCGCGGGCGAGGAGAGCCGCTCCACCAGCTCGTCCACCCGCCTGCGGGCCAGGTCGTAGGCGGCGAGCGGATCCGCCCCCGGCTCCAGGTGCGCCTGGGCCACGACGAGCACCGTCTTGCGGATGTGGTCGAAGATGACCATCCGGTCGAAGAACGAGAACGAGAGGTCCGGCAGGTTGCGGTCGTCCTCCGGGGCGTTTGGCAGGTGCTCCGTGTACCGGACGGCGTCGTACGCGGCATAGCCGACGGCGCCGCCGGTGAACCGCGGCAGGCCCGGGATGTGGACGGCCCGGTAACGGTCCACGAGCGCCTGGAGGTCCGCCAGGGGATCCGCGGAGGCGTACCTGCGGGTCGCGCGAGGGTCGCCGGGGACTTCCACCACGACCTGGTCGCGCCGGGCCTCGAACCGGAGGAACGGCTCGGTCCCCAGGAAGCTGAAGCGGCCGACCTTCTCGCCGCCGATCACGCTTTCGAACAGGAAAGACGGCGCAGCACGCTCGATCCGCCCGAAGGCGGAGACCGGCGTCAGGCTGTCGCCCGTGAGCTGCCGATAGACGGGGACGCACCGCGCCGTGCCTCGGACGCGCTCGAACTCTTCATACGTGGGTCGATGCGTTGTCATGTCGGACGCATTCCGCGGGCCGGCCTGGAGATCCATGGACGATTGAAAGTTAACAGCCGGCCGTCGTCGCGACAAGCCGCCCACTCCCCGCATCGGCCGCCGGCCGACATCCCGTCGCCCGCTGCCGACCCTCGACGCCCCGCGCCGCGGCCGACGCCCGTCAGGCCCGACTGCCGCGACCCCTCGCGGCGGCGGGCTCGCCATCCTCCGAAGCGTGACGGCGTGCCGGGGTGTCGGCGTGGCGGCGTGGCTCGGAGTTTCCGGTTTCGGGCTTGCCACTTCGGCGTACGACGCATATACCTCGCTACCGTCCTGCGTTCGCCGGATCTCGCGGCCCGGTTCGCGACTCGACCGAAGCGCGGCCGACGCAGTTCCGTTCATGGAGGACGCGACGTTCTCGGCATGGGCAGGCCCAGGAGGGGCCGGGAAATCCCCCCGACTTCCCCCCCGAAAAGGAGCGGCGCACCGCGCCACTCCTCGCCGACCATCCCGCCAGGTCGCGAAGCCCGACGGCCCTCGCCGCCCGAGCGGCGGGGCAGGGCCGCGGTCCCAGCCAGGGATGCCCCCTGCGGCCGCCTCGCGGGATCGCGCGACCCTGCCGCAGAGAACCTTGCAGATCAGGAGTGGTCCCTTGCCCGAATCGGAAGGCCGGTCCCAGGAGTATCCAAACCTGCTGGAGGATGGCCAGGAGGAAGGCCGCTTCCTCAGGTCGCGCCGGTGGCTCCTGGACGCGGGCGTGCAGGACTCAATCGGCCTGCTCCGAGGCTTGCGCGGCGAGGCCGCCCGGCTCGCGGAGATGGAAGGCCGGCCCGTGTTCTCCCTCCTGGCCGTGCTCCGCGACCCCCATCCCCAGCACCTGCGCGAGCTGATCCTCTCCTGCCGCTGCCAGTCGTACCAGGACTGGGAGCTGATCCTGGTGGATGACGGGAGCCGGGATCGCGGCCACATGGAGATGGTCGAGGAGTGGGCCGCCCGGGACCCCCGGGTCCGCCCGATCGCGCGGGAGATCCCCGGCGGGGACAGCCATGCGAGGAACGTCGCCGCCGCGGCGGCGACCGGCGACTTCCTCTCCGTTGTGGACGCCGACGGGATCCTCCACCCGATGGCCCTGGGCATCCTGGCTCGCCACCTCCGGGAAGATCCCGCCGTGAATCTGGTCTTCACGAACGAGCTCGAGCTCGAGAGGGACTCGGACCGGCCGGTGGCCCACCTCCTGAAGCCTCCGTTCGACGCCTTCACGCTCCTGAGGATCCCCTACCTGGGCCGACTCGTCGCCATGCGCCGCGACCTGGTGCTCCAAGTCGCGGACGGGGGGCCGATCTTCCGGCAGGAGCTGGATGGGATCGAGGAGCACGACCTCTGGCTCCGGCTGGCCCTGTCTGGTCGGGTCGTGGCACGCCACGTCCCGCTCTACGCCTATAGCCGCCGCGAGGGCTCCGCGGAGGCCGCGGCCGCACGCCACGCGGCGCTGCCCGAGAAGCGGGCGGCACTCCTCCATCGCCATGTGCCGCGGGCCTACCCGGGGGCTACCTGGACGTCGAGGCCCGCCGACGGGCCTTCGCCGCTCGTCGCGTCGAGCGTCTGGATCACGGGCCTGCCGGGCCGGCCGCGCCCCGGGCTCCTGATCGTGGTCCCGTTCAAGGACCAGGCGGACACGACCCTCGCCTGCCTGGACGCGATCGAGCGCCAGGTGCACTCCCTCGACATCCGGGTGGTGCTGGTCGACAACAACTCGGCCGAGCCGGAGACGGGCACGAAGCTGGCCGCCTGGCTGGGCCGGCCGCGGGGGGGCCGCTACGAGGTCCTGGAGGACCGGGGGGCGTTCAACTTCGCCCGGCTCAACAACGCGGCCGTCGCGCGGTTCGGCGGCGATCGCGACCTCATCCTCTTCCTCAACAACGACGTCGAGCTCTCCACCCCGCAGGCGCTTCAGGTCATGGCCATGCAACTGCTGGCCTGCCCGGACGCCGGATTCGTCGGGATCAAGCTGAATTACCCCGGCGGCCGGGGGGTGCAGCACGGCGGTGTGAGGTTCGTCGAGCACATGCTCGGATCCGGCTATCCCCAGCTCGTGCACGCGAACTCGCCCCAGGAGTTCGTCGACGCGGACCGGGTGGCCCTGTGCGTCACGTTCGCCTGCGCCATGACGCGGAGGGAGACGTTCGAATCCCTGGGCGGCCTGGAGGAGCGCTTCGTCCCCAACGGCTTCGGGGACGTCGACATCTCCCTCAGGGCCCTCGCGGCGGGCTATCGCCATTACTACCTGGGCAGCCTGGAGGGCGTGCATCACGAGTCGCTCTCGCGCGGGTCCTCGAACGAGGACGTCGAGTTCAGCACGCTGCACGAGCGGCACGGCCGGGTCATCGCCGAATGGCGGATGAGGCACCTCTTCCGCGCGGCCAGGCATCCCTGGCCCGTCGCTTCGCCTCTCCAGGGGGCGGGCGTCGAGGCGGTTCATCCGGCGGGGATGCCGCTCCGCTACCGCATCGCCGACCGGGCGGCCAACGCCCTCAGGCGATTGCTCGGCCCCGGGTACGGGCCCTGCCGCACGGCCGCCGTCAGGGCAGTCAAGCTGGCCCGGCGATTCCGGTCGCTAGCGGCGATCTTCTCCGCCCTCCGGGCGGCCATCAAGCCGATCCCGCTGCTGGGCCCGGCCGCCGCGTGGGGGATCCGCAGCGGCCGCAGGGCGATCCGCTCGGCCCGCATCGCGAAGGCGGTGGCCGGCCACGTCCTGCGCGAGCCGAGGGCCGTGAAGCGGCTGGGCGGCGCCCTGTCCGCGGGCGGCGTCGAGGGCCTGCTGCGAGAGCTGGCCGAGCAGCTCCCCGAGCTTCCCCTCCAGCCCTACGCGGCCGCGCTCCAGTTCCGGAAGAGCCGGCCCACTCCCGAACGGCTGGCGTCGCTCCGGTCGCGCGACTGGCCCGCGGACGCGCCGAAATTCAGCGTCATCGTGCCGGTCTACAACACCCGAGAGGCGTGGCTGCGCGAGATGCTGGGGAGCGTCCTGGGGCAGACCTATCCCCACTGGGAGCTGATCTGCGTCGACGACGCGAGCCCGTCCCCCCGGGTGCGCGAGGTCCTGGAGGAATTCGCGGCGAGCGACCCGCGGATCGTCCCCATCCTCGAGCGGCGGAATCGGGGGGTCGCGGCCGCGACGAACCGGGGGCTCGAGGCCGCCTCGGGCGACTACGTCGCCTTCCTGGACCACGACGACTCGCTGGAGCCCCACGCCCTCCAGGCGTTCGCCGAGGCCGTCCTCCGCGACCGGCCGGACATGCTCTACAGCGACGAGGCGGTCACCGGCGAGCGGCTCGACAAGGTCCTCCGGGTCGACCTCCGGCCGGACTTCAGCTACGACCATTACCTGGGGCATCCCTA from Aquisphaera giovannonii includes these protein-coding regions:
- a CDS encoding glycosyltransferase, with amino-acid sequence MPESEGRSQEYPNLLEDGQEEGRFLRSRRWLLDAGVQDSIGLLRGLRGEAARLAEMEGRPVFSLLAVLRDPHPQHLRELILSCRCQSYQDWELILVDDGSRDRGHMEMVEEWAARDPRVRPIAREIPGGDSHARNVAAAAATGDFLSVVDADGILHPMALGILARHLREDPAVNLVFTNELELERDSDRPVAHLLKPPFDAFTLLRIPYLGRLVAMRRDLVLQVADGGPIFRQELDGIEEHDLWLRLALSGRVVARHVPLYAYSRREGSAEAAAARHAALPEKRAALLHRHVPRAYPGATWTSRPADGPSPLVASSVWITGLPGRPRPGLLIVVPFKDQADTTLACLDAIERQVHSLDIRVVLVDNNSAEPETGTKLAAWLGRPRGGRYEVLEDRGAFNFARLNNAAVARFGGDRDLILFLNNDVELSTPQALQVMAMQLLACPDAGFVGIKLNYPGGRGVQHGGVRFVEHMLGSGYPQLVHANSPQEFVDADRVALCVTFACAMTRRETFESLGGLEERFVPNGFGDVDISLRALAAGYRHYYLGSLEGVHHESLSRGSSNEDVEFSTLHERHGRVIAEWRMRHLFRAARHPWPVASPLQGAGVEAVHPAGMPLRYRIADRAANALRRLLGPGYGPCRTAAVRAVKLARRFRSLAAIFSALRAAIKPIPLLGPAAAWGIRSGRRAIRSARIAKAVAGHVLREPRAVKRLGGALSAGGVEGLLRELAEQLPELPLQPYAAALQFRKSRPTPERLASLRSRDWPADAPKFSVIVPVYNTREAWLREMLGSVLGQTYPHWELICVDDASPSPRVREVLEEFAASDPRIVPILERRNRGVAAATNRGLEAASGDYVAFLDHDDSLEPHALQAFAEAVLRDRPDMLYSDEAVTGERLDKVLRVDLRPDFSYDHYLGHPYFVHLIAARTSIVRGVGGLDEGLAISQDVDLNLRLIEACETVCHVPEVLYRWRTHVGSLGHRKMDECTEVTRGVLERHFRRTGQRAEFEDRIHFNHRDVRFLPPQGLRVAVLVTPSGIPGRTEECLAGLGRSLDRALADVVVLDPRDGVGLARRLNEAVGGLEGAYTHLLFLDDAIRAGDRGWLEHMLGFASRRDVGVVGALMLNDRRRVVHSGLAIRRDGRIVASHRGSPFRHWIAGRNPGRIGELLASHDVSAVAGACLLTGVGVFEGLGGFDEGYNAGRHDADYCLRAAESGYKVVLDAYAVHRLADARAEDAILRGSPDDDARFRERHGGRIERGDPFDRAADEGSARPPRTTRIDLPSSPKGARPARVELHGPDESKRRPHDPPAGASRRGASDLDRERYPWGMKAGNPE